Proteins found in one Hoplias malabaricus isolate fHopMal1 chromosome 17, fHopMal1.hap1, whole genome shotgun sequence genomic segment:
- the ints5 gene encoding integrator complex subunit 5, which produces MSAVFEGNAVSAVQSSHCQSHNNYSPQELALEIKAFISGVDQTKGRKLSVRNHARCAVRLLRTVPACRGAVLEHLRGVYDEYVAAFFQHLEAESDSGSSSTAGGTNSNVSNLEDVIKEIHAVLLEFIKLNPKAWAPLVSSWAVDLLGQLSSKHAGRRAAPQSSSLNELLQLWMSCAATRSLMECYSQCLAAMLAWCPDACVDALLDTSVQHSPHFDWVVAHIGSAFPGTIISRVLACGLKDFYTHGYPSGEKATQQQVMDKSSRVPKIGSVVGILGHLASRHSDSIKRELLRMFQDSLSPPSQNAPSSGTAGWENSPHLRRATVPFLLQLAALSPNLLGAVSAELVEFLRPPVLLLLQAQFQGLPREELENMLGLAVHLISQSPAGGSRVLRFLADTATPASVIISGPTPSPHDGVREACDRLLQMLLLHLHKLVYNRPESEEPYSHATSSTVMPRVIPFLEELQAHVGELCAETLRLERKRHLWMHQLLCLLSVYGGPSIATEALCQMLTQARNPEELALASQLHSPLSTSIPGLLPAAVARCVAQIHTQNLNSRELAQLLNNLATAVQSQEEDSKSGGATAGSSPHSSMAAQVGAAVSSHLHDFCPLLIHGDTMVSRAASRLLSCSQLPRACSPAHLLLISRAAVAHFFIALRQRGEGLKIGGQGCGEAVGYSMRLLSRLAGYSSLTLKAVLQQLVEGALHKGNRDLFGGIKESPSEDGVPSPTLGRDLGVSLLDINCKFGTTVNFSGSVWSVFHAGVIGKGLKPPQMPLQSDPDKVAQNMQTLLAVTVQCCSSGGGGSCSNGSGTNSGNGRYNLAGDSISDELAPINAEAAKVIAVALVENVCPDVTNGELSWPPEEHAKTTVERDIHVRRCFESNPVLFHLLRVVAAGRPALCYCSVVLRGLLATLLAHWEASREPSVLDSPWHLQASCLLVSCMGEGQLLPPVLSNIHEVFPHLTPFEVRLLLLGVWEYMRGNSPMPQKFTFSADKGVFFRDFSRDGDVARYIAPIHSVLHKNIDRLGHLCWRFQI; this is translated from the exons ATGTCTGCTGTGTTCGAGGGGAACGCTGTATCTGCGGTGCAGAGCTCTCACTGCCAAAGTCACAACAACTACAG CCCTCAGGAACTTGCTTTGGAAATAAAAGCATTCATCAGTGGTGTTGACCAGACTAAGGGACGTAAGCTCAGCGTTCGTAATCATGCACGCTGTGCTGTGCGTCTCCTCCGTACTGTCCCAGCATGCCGAGGTGCAGTCCTGGAGCACTTGAGGGGTGTATATGATGAGTATGTGGCAGCTTTTTTCCAACATCTTGAGGCAGAGAGTGACAGCGGAAGCAGCAGCACCGCTGGAGGGACAAACAGCAATGTGTCAAACCTGGAGGATGTGATTAAAGAGATTCATGCTGTTTTGCTGGAGTTTATCAAGCTTAACCCAAAAGCTTGGGCTCCGCTTGTGTCTTCCTGGGCAGTAGATTTACTTGGCCAGCTCAGCAGTAAGCATGCAGGGAGAAGAGCTGCCCCTCAGTCCTCCAGCCTGAACGAGCTCCTCCAGTTGTGGATGTCATGTGCAGCCACCCGTTCCCTCATGGAATGCTACTCCCAGTGTCTGGCAGCAATGTTGGCCTGGTGCCCTGATGCATGTGTGGATGCGTTGTTGGATACTTCTGTGCAGCACTCTCCTCACTTTGACTGGGTGGTTGCTCACATTGGCTCTGCTTTCCCTGGGACCATCATTAGTAGAGTCCTGGCCTGTGGACTTAAGGACTTTTATACACATGGATATCCTTCAGGAGAAAAAGCCACCCAGCAGCAAGTAATGGACAAAAGCAGCAGGGTACCAAAAATTGGATCTGTGGTGGGTATCCTTGGACATTTGGCCTCCAGGCACTCTGACAGCATTAAGAGAGAACTCCTCAGGATGTTCCAGGATAGTTTGTCTCCTCCATCACAAAATGCACCATCTTCAGGCACTGCAGGTTGGGAGAACTCACCTCATCTTCGCAGGGCCACTGTGCCATTCCTGCTCCAGCTCGCCGCCCTCTCCCCAAATCTCCTTGGGGCAGTTTCAGCAGAGCTGGTGGAGTTTCTTCGACCACCTGTACTACTCCTACTTCAAGCTCAATTCCAGGGTCTTCCCAGAGAGGAGCTAGAGAACATGCTAGGTCTGGCAGTGCACCTCATCAGTCAAAGCCCTGCGGGTGGATCTAGGGTTCTACGTTTTCTTGCTGATACAGCAACACCAGCCTCTGTTATCATTTCAGGCCCCACACCCTCCCCGCATGATGGTGTACGTGAAGCCTGTGATCGGCTACTTCAAATGCTACTTTTGCATCTCCACAAGCTTGTGTACAATAGACCTGAAAGTGAGGAACCATATTCACATGCAACCTCCTCTACTGTGATGCCACGTGTGATTCCTTTCCTTGAGGAACTGCAGGCTCATGTCGGAGAGCTTTGTGCTGAGACTCTCAGGCTGGAGCGGAAAAGGCATCTATGGATGCATCAGCTCCTGTGCTTGCTGTCTGTGTATGGTGGCCCTAGCATAGCCACTGAAGCCCTGTGCCAGATGCTCACCCAAGCTAGGAACCCAGAAGAGCTTGCATTAGCCTCACAGCTTCACTCTCCTCTTTCAACCTCCATCCCAGGGCTGCTTCCAGCAGCTGTGGCCCGTTGTGTTGCTCAGATCCACACTCAAAACCTAAATAGTAGAGAGCTAGCACAACTATTAAACAACCTCGCCACAGCTGTGCAAAGCCAAGAGGAGGACTCTAAATCAGGTGGTGCCACAGCTGGAAGTTCACCTCATTCATCAATGGCAGCCCAAGTTGGAGCTGCTGTATCCAGCCACCTTCATGATTTCTGTCCCCTGCTCATTCATGGAGACACTATGGTATCCAGAGCTGCCTCTCGCCTGCTGTCCTGTAGCCAGCTTCCAAGAGCTTGCTCACCGGCCCATCTGCTACTAATTTCACGGGCTGCAGTGGCACACTTCTTCATAGCTTTGCGACAGAGAGGTGAGGGGCTGAAAATTGGAGGACAGGGTTGTGGAGAGGCGGTGGGTTATTCCATGCGTCTGTTGTCCCGCTTGGCAGGATATTCATCCTTGACACTCAAAGCTGTGTTGCAGCAACTTGTGGAAGGAGCTCTGCACAAAGGCAACAGAGACTTGTTTGGTGGTATCAAAGAAAGCCCCAGTGAAGATGGAGTTCCCTCACCCACTCTGGGCAGAGACTTGGGTGTGTCGCTGCTGGATATCAACTGTAAGTTTGGCACCACGGTGAACTTCTCCGGTAGTGTGTGGTCTGTGTTCCATGCTGGAGTGATCGGAAAGGGACTTAAACCTCCCCAAATGCCTTTGCAGTCTGACCCAGATAAGGTTGCCCAGAACATGCAGACTTTGCTTGCAGTCACTGTTCAGTGCTGCAGCTCTGGTGGAGGAGGAAGCTGTAGTAATGGATCAGGCACAAATTCTGGCAATGGTCGCTATAATCTTGCTGGTGattccatctcagatgagcttgcCCCAATCAATGCTGAAGCTGCCAAAGTTATTGCAGTAGCTCTGGTAGAGAATGTTTGTCCAGATGTAACTAATGGAGAACTGTCATGGCCACCTGAGGAACATGCCAAGACCACGGTTGAACGCGACATTCATGTTCGCCGCTGTTTTGAATCAAATCCTGTGTTGTTTCATCTCCTTCGAGTTGTGGCAGCTGGGCGTCCAGCTCTCTGTTATTGCTCTGTTGTTCTAAGGGGTCTCCTCGCCACTTTGTTGGCCCACTGGGAGGCTTCAAGAGAGCCTTCAGTGTTAGATTCCCCCTGGCACCTCCAGGCATCTTGCCTGCTAGTTTCCTGTATGGGAGAAGGTCAGCTTCTGCCCCCAGTGCTGAGCAACATCCATGAGGTCTTCCCTCACCTCACCCCATTTGAAGTCAGGCTTTTATTGCTGGGTGTGTGGGAGTACATGCGTGGGAACAGCCCTATGCCACAGAAATTCACCTTTAGTGCGGACAAAGGAGTGTTTTTCAGAGATTTCTCTCGAGATGGTGATGTGGCACGTTACATTGCACCAATCCACAGTGTCCTTCACAAGAACATTGACCGACTTGGGCACCTGTGTTGGAGGTTTCAGATATAA
- the LOC136674092 gene encoding phospholipase A and acyltransferase 3-like translates to MLKQRKIMPKLSLSLSHSLSLSTISHFLLNISPYLPNNFHSGYSVHSRLFVENNFLIFVFWCHISNFSAPKHSPSAKTSLGSELEVKPEPGDPIEIFRGTYQHWAIYVGEGYIIHLAPPSEHAEAGACSMMSILCDKAKVKKEQLWDVAGNDQYGNSGGWYPSGVYWCMSCSFLKLIWLREQGKEEDTLSLATWRSCRHNH, encoded by the exons ATGCTAAAACAGCGGAAGATCATgcccaaactctctctctctctctctcactctttatcaCTGAGCACAATATCGCACTTCTTACTCAACATTTCCCCCT ACTTACCCAATAACTTTCATTCAGGCTATAGTGTACATAGTAGGCTATTTGTAGAGAATAACTTTCTAATATTTGTGTTCTGGTGTCACATATCGAATTTTTCCGCTCCTAAACATAGTCCATCTGCCAAGACAAGTTTGGGCTCTGAG TTGGAGGTGAAGCCAGAGCCAGGTGATCCAATCGAAATCTTCAGAGGCACATACCAACATTGGGCTATTTATGTTGGAGAGGGTTATATCATTCATCTTGCACCACCTT CTGAGCATGCTGAAGCTGGTGCCTGCAGTATGATGTCCATACTCTGTGACAAGGCCAAGGTGAAGAAAGaacagctttgggatgtggcaggCAATGACCA GTACGGAAATAGTGGAGGTTGGTATCCTTCTGGGGTCTATTGGTGTATGTCTTGCTCTTTTCTTAAACTTATTTGGCTCCGGGAACAAGGAAAAGAAGAGGACACACTGAGCTTGGCGACATGGAGGAGCTGTAGGCACAATCACTAG